The Verrucomicrobiia bacterium DNA window GGACAATCTGGTCTTTGGTGCCGTGTATGACAAGCAGTGGAGCCGACACATTCCGTATAATGTCGATTGGCTGCGGACGGCGGTTGCGGAGCTTTTCATCCGGTCTAACGCGAACAAACCAGCGAAGCGGCCAAGGGAACAAACCACCCCACGTCGGAATGACGTCTTCGGCAGAAGAAAAGGGACCTTCCAAAATAACCCCCGCTACGGGCCGGTGAGCCGCTACCTGGATGGCGGCAAGCGTTCCCAGAGAATATCCATAGACGAAAATGAGGCGGTTGGCAGAATTGCGGCGGGAGGCCAGAAAGTCGTAAACAC harbors:
- a CDS encoding prolyl oligopeptidase family serine peptidase; the protein is VYDFLASRRNSANRLIFVYGYSLGTLAAIQVAAHRPVAGVILEGPFSSAEDVIPTWGGLFPWPLRWFVRVRPDEKLRNRRPQPIDIIRNVSAPLLVIHGTKDQIVPIDFGEKMLAAAASSQKHWCPVQGADHGLQPPFDSMADSCLKDFIRIYGRVE